In Procambarus clarkii isolate CNS0578487 chromosome 5, FALCON_Pclarkii_2.0, whole genome shotgun sequence, the following are encoded in one genomic region:
- the RpL10 gene encoding large ribosomal subunit protein uL16, producing MGRRPARCYRYCKNKPYPKSRFCRGVPDSKIRIFDLGRKKADVRELPLCVHLVSDEYEQLSSEALEAGRICANKYLVKNCGKDQFHVRVRLHPFHVIRINKMLSCAGADRLQTGMRGAFGKPQGTVARVQIGQPIMSVRTHDRHKTHVVEALRRAKFKYPGRQKIYVSRKWGFTKFDRDEYEELMASGRLFPDGVTVQYRPEHGPLLTWKKVQLELAGLA from the exons ATGGGGCGCCGACCAGCCCGCTG TTACCGCTACTGCAAGAATAAACCGTACCCCAAGTCACGGTTCTGTCGTGGTGTGCCAGACTCGAAGATTCGTATTTTTGACTTGGGCAGGAAGAAGGCCGACGTGCGTGAATTGCCACTATGTGTACATTTAGTGTCTGACGAGTATGAACAGCTGTCATCAGAAGCCCTGGAGGCGGGCCGCATCTGTGCCAACAAG TACCTGGTCAAGAACTGCGGTAAGGATCAGTTCCACGTCCGTGTTCGACTACACCCGTTCCATGTGATCCGCATCAACAAAATGTTGTCGTGTGCCGGTGCTGATAG ATTGCAGACCGGTATGCGTGGTGCCTTTGGCAAGCCCCAAGGCACTGTAGCCCGTGTGCAGATTGGCCAACCTATCATGTCTGTACGCACCCACGACCGCCACAAGACCCATGTTGTGGAAGCACTGAGGCGAGCCAAGTTCAAGTACCCAGGACGCCAAAAG ATCTACGTGTCTCGTAAGTGGGGCTTCACCAAGTTTGACCGTGACGAGTACGAAGAGTTGATGGCCAGTGGCCGGCTGTTCCCTGACGGCGTGACGGTACAGTACCGCCCCGAGCACGGACCACTCTTAACCTGGAAGAAGGTCCAGCTGGAGCTGGCTGGTCTTGCCTAA